In Sander lucioperca isolate FBNREF2018 chromosome 12, SLUC_FBN_1.2, whole genome shotgun sequence, one DNA window encodes the following:
- the ccm2l gene encoding cerebral cavernous malformations 2 protein-like: MDYEPKKSKKSFVSPIKRLVWSKSSRRPVDRGSIYRRPLHTVPLYPPDYLIHPERLIFDYVEKEVKFLGHLTWVSVSLNPSSRDELLQLLDTARQLKVLPLKTSVDQDCILSLSARCLLLTWRDNEKLLVRIPTHEIAAASYLRDDALHLLVLKTGLNVDTVVAGDDSLDRKKPTGIDGRRQTMSCNADPRPAGGTMERRHTICGVDWRPSLSRSSHDKNQNVERREGGGGGGVGVERGGGERGGGGSLERKRVGGSWERRQQTRKTGGSWENRRARPMSGSWGVGVGVGGGGGGGSWERRHGGGGGGGSWERRGGGGGGGGGSWERRQACTGSWERGKSYGSWERRNHNPLEPTPCPDAYCNLVILAVENRDAAEEYCSLICQMFQIIYGHQTIECVDRAGFHHSMPDRYWLQRSDSCLTDMSYGYDPEFSCCSSYDGSQDAFELYYSETYSESSSLSLQDSHRSLASASDGGDSNPTLLLMQEYMITLRNKLIPVELQHFAVLLREYRLGSNIDHFCSELLQLYGDNRKFLLMGMRPFIPDKDVGVFESFLESIGIREGGILTDSFGRIKRSMSNTSATAMRGYDNGSLASGSQEFNRRMTDITHDIQALGFQDTHGDIEEEDYYL; encoded by the exons ATGGACTATGAACCCAAGAAATCCAAGAAG AGTTTTGTCTCTCCTATTAAGCGGCTGGTGTGGTCAAAATCTAGTCGCAGGCCGGTGGATCGAGGCAGCATTTACCGGCGCCCGCTGCACACCGTCCCTCTCTACCCCCCCGACTACCTCATCCACCCGGAGAGACTCATCTTCGACTACGTAGAGAAGGAGGTCAAG TTCCTCGGTCACTTGACCTGGGTGTCGGTTTCCCTGAACCCCTCCAGCCGAGacgagctgctgcagctgctggacACAGCCAGG CAGTTGAAGGTGCTGCCGTTGAAGACCAGCGTGGATCAGGACTGCATTCTGAGTCTGTCCGCTCGCTGTCTGCTGCTGACGTGGAGAGACAACGAGAAGCTGCTGGTGAGGATTCCCACACACGAGATCGCTGCTGCCTCCTACCTGAGAGACGACGCACTGCACCTGCTGGTCCTCAAGACAG GTCTGAACGTGGATACAGTGGTTGCTGGGGACGACAGCCTGGACAGGAAAAAGCCAACGGGCATAGACGGCCGACGTCAAACCATGAGCTGCAACGCCGACCCCCGGCCCGCAGGGGGCACGATGGAGCGGCGGCACACCATCTGCGGAGTCGACTGGAGGCCCTCACTGTCCCGCAGCAGCCACGACAAAAACCAGAATGtggagaggagggaaggaggaggaggaggaggagtaggagTAGAGAGAGGcgggggggagagaggaggaggagggagtttAGAGAGGAAGAGGGTGGGAGGAAGCTGGGAGAGGAGGCAGCAAACGCGCAAAACAGGAGGGAGCTGGGAGAACCGCAGAGCGAGACCCATGAGCGGGagctggggggtgggggtgggagtGGGAGGGGGTGGCGGTGGAGGGAGCTGGGAGAGGAGGCATGGGGGAGGTGGGGGAGGAGGGAGctgggagaggaggggaggaggtggTGGCGGCGGCGGTGGGAGCTGGGAGCGGCGGCAAGCCTGCACAGGAAGCTGGGAACGGGGGAAGAGCTATGGCAGCTGGGAGAGGAGGAACCACAACCCGCTGGAGCCCACGCCCTGCCCCGACGCCTACTGCAACCTGGTCATCCTGGCTGTGGAGAACAGG gatgcTGCAGAAGAGTACTGTTCTCTGATCTGTCAGATGTTCCAGATCATTTACGGCCATCAGACCATCGAGTGTGTCGACAGAGCGGGGTTTCATCACTCCATGCCGGACCGCTATTGGCTGCAGAGGA GTGAcagctgtctgactgacatgtCCTATGGCTATGATCCAGAGTTTAGCTGCTGCAGCTCATA tgatGGCTCCCAGGATGCCTTTGAGCTCTACTACAGTGAGACGTACAGTGAGAGTTCGTCTCTCTCGCTGCAGGACTCCCATCGCAGTCTGGCTTCAGCCAGTGACGGAGGAGACAGTAACCCCACCCTGCTGCTGATGCAGGAGTACATGATCacg ctgCGTAACAAGCTGATTCCGGTGGAGTTGCAGCACTTTGCCGTGTTGCTGAGAGAATACAGACTGGGATCAAACATCGACCACTTCTGCTCCGAGCTGCTACAACTGTATGGTGACAACCGCAAGTTCCTGCTTATGG GCATGCGTCCGTTCATCCCAGACAAGGACGTTGGTGTGTTTGAGAGTTTCCTGGAGAGCATCGGGATCCGGGAGGGAGGCATTTTAACTGACAGCTTTGGACGCATCAAACGCAGCATGAGCAACACGTCGGCTACGGCCATGAGAGG gTATGATAACGGCTCTCTGGCCTCAGGATCGCAGGAATTCAACCGACGCATGACTGACATCACACACGACATCCAGGCGCTGGGCTTCCaggacacacacggagacattGAGGAGGAAGACTACTATCTCTGA